In a genomic window of Phyllostomus discolor isolate MPI-MPIP mPhyDis1 chromosome 5, mPhyDis1.pri.v3, whole genome shotgun sequence:
- the PARK7 gene encoding Parkinson disease protein 7, which yields MASKRALVILAKGAEEMETVIPVDVMRRAGIKVTVAGLAGKEPVQCSRDVVICPDASLEDARKEGPYDVVVLPGGNVGAQNLCESAAVKEVLKEQQSRKGLIAAICAGPTALLAHEIGFGSKVTTHPLAKDKMMAGSHYSYSESRVEKDGLILTSRGPGTSFEFALAIVEALSGKEVAQQVKAPLVLKD from the exons ATGGCTTCCAAGAGAGCGCTGGTCATCCTGGCTAAAGGCGCCGAGGAGATGGAGACGGTCATCCCTGTGGACGTCATGAGGCGAGCCGGA ATTAAGGTCACCGTTGCGGGTTTGGCTGGGAAAGAGCCGGTGCAGTGCAGCCGAGATGTCGTCATTTGCCCTGACGCCAGTTTGGAAGACGCGAGAAAAGAG GGACCCTATGACGTAGTGGTTCTGCCGGGCGGCAACGTGGGCGCCCAGAACCTGTGTGAG tccGCCGCCGTGAAGGAGGTCCTGAAGGAGCAGCAGAGCCGGAAGGGCCTCATAGCCGCCATCTGTGCAG GTCCTACGGCTCTGTTGGCTCACGAAATAGGTTTTGGAAGCAAAGTGACAACACACCCACTTGCTAAAGACAAAATGATGGCTGGAA GTCACTACAGCTACTCAGAGAGCCGCGTGGAGAAGGACGGCCTGATCCTCACGAGCCGGGGGCCGGGCACCAGCTTCGAGTTCGCGCTCGCCATCGTGGAGGCGCTGAGTGGCAAGGAGGTGGCCCAGCAGGTGAAGGCTCCGCTCGTGCTGAAAGATTAG
- the TNFRSF9 gene encoding tumor necrosis factor receptor superfamily member 9, translating into MGSGYYSLVATALLVMNLERTRSVRDACSNCPAGTFCGKDKGQMCVPCPPNSFSSTGGQRACDICRLCKGVFRTKKVCSPTSNTECECISGFHCLGAGCTMCEQDCKKGQELTEDGCKDCGFGTFNDGRFGACQPWTDCSPDGKAVLVNGTRERDVVCAPAGPDFSPGTSAAPHSHPGQGQAAGLSLSNRRDHGSRTRLSTPGSPVPHRRLQRTSLSGPGIEALVGRPHQSSPSFLVTVATAALLVLFLLFLLLFLTFRLPAAQRGRRKLLYILKQPFRKPVPTAQEEDACSCGFPEEEEGEEGKL; encoded by the exons ATGGGGAGTGGCTACTACAGCCTCGTGGCCACTGCCCTGCTGGTCATGAACTTGGAGAGGACGCGGTCCGTGCGGGATGCCTGCAGCAACTGTCCAGCTG GTACCTTCTGCGGGAAAGACAAGGGTCAGATGTGTGTTCCCTGTCCTCCAAATAGCTTCTCCAGCACCGGCGGACAAAGGGCTTGTGACATCTGCAGGCTGTGCAAAG GTGTTTTCAGGACCAAGAAGGTGTGCTCCCCCACCAGCAACACAGAGTGCGAGTGCATCTCGGGGTTCCACTGCCTCGGGGCCGGATGTACCATGTGTGAACAGGACTGCAAAAAAGGCCAAGAACTAACCGAAGACG GCTGTAAGGACTGTGGCTTCGGAACGTTCAATGACGGGAGATTCGGCGCCTGCCAGCCCTGGACGGA CTGCTCTCCGGATGGGAAGGCCGTGCTCGTCAACGGGACCAGGGAGAGAGACGTGGTGTGCGCGCCTGCCGGGCCCGACTTCTCCCCAGGTACGTCCGCGGCCCCGCACTCACACCCGGGACAgggccaggcagctgggctgtcGCTGTCGAATCGACGGGACCACGGGAGCCGGACACGCCTCAGCACCCCGGGGTCCCCCGTCCCCCACAGGCGCCTCCAGCGCACCTCCCTCTCTGGTCCTGGCATCGAGGCGCTTGTCG GCCGCCCCCACCAGAGCAGCCCCTCCTTCCTTGTGACCGTGGCGACGGCTGCGCTGTTGGTGCTGTTCCTGCTGTTCCTGCTGCTGTTCCTCACGTTCCGCCTCCCTGCAGCGCAACGGGGCCGGAGGAAACTCCTGTACATCCTCAAGCAGC